The sequence TTCGCAAGGTTCTCCGGAAAGAGATCCCAGCCGGCGAAAACTATATCTTTGTAGTCTGCGAGCCCTTCGATCTCGAGGTCAGCCAGCGGCAACCCCTCGGTGCCGATAAGGTCATTTTTGAGCAACTCGATACCAGCGGCCATGGTCGTCCCGACCGCCCCGCCGACGCCGACAACTGCAATACCTAATACTCTACCGGCCATAAGGAAGCGTAAGTTTACAATTTTGGCCTTCAAGTCTCAAATCAATTTTGGGTAAAGCTTTTAGCTGTAAGCCGTTAGCTATTAGCCTGAAATCTTATGCCGGTCGTAGGTTCGGGCAAGCTCGCGTTTGAGAAGCTTGCCGGTCGGGCCTTTTGGAATCTCGTCGACGAAGTGAACGGTCTTCGGGCATTTGAAATCGGCGAGGTGGAGTCTGCAGAAGTCGACAATGTCCTCTTGAGTGATGAGAGAACCACCCCGTCCGCCCGGAGCGGCGGACACCCCTCCTTCGTAAGGAGAGGAGCTTTCAAATCCATCTTTCAGTACGATGAAGGCGGCGACCTCTTCGCCGTAAAGCTCGTCCGGAACTCCGATGACGGCTGCGTGGGCGACCGCGGGATGCGTGTAGAGCAGGTCGTCGATCTCCCGTGGATAGATATTCTCACCGCCGCGGATGATCATGTCGGTCTTGCGATCGGCGATGTAATAGAAGCCATCGGCGTCGCGATAGCCGATATCGCCGGTGTGGAACCATCCGCCGGCGAAGGCTTTCTCGGTCGCTTCGGCGTTTTTGAAATATCCCTTGAAGATGTTCGGCCCACGGAGTACGATCTCGCCCAGAGTTCCGTCCGGAACTTCGTTGTCCTCTTCATCGACCACCCGCATGTCGTTGCCGATCGGGAGTCCGCAGGAGCCCGGACGGCGATTCTCATTCGGCGGGTTGAACGTCGAACGGCAGGTCGATTCGCTCAAACCGTAGCCCTCGATCACCAAAACGCCGAAGGTCTCTTCGAACTTCCGCAAGACCTCGGCAGGAACCGGAGCGGAGCCGCACATCGCGAAGCGAAGCGAAGTGAGCGGTGAGCGTTGAGCCGTAAGCAGTTCTTCGTCCGATCTGTTTACCGCTTGCTGCCCACTGCTCACCTTTAGCAGCATTGAGAGCATCGTGGCGACGGAGCCAAAGGATGTAATGCCGTATTTTTCGATGATGTCCCAGAACCGCGATGCGGAGAACTTTGGCGAGACGACCGTCGAGCCGCCGGCGTAAAGCGCCGTCATGGTCGTTACCGTCACGGCATTCATATGAAAAAGCGGCATTACCGTCAGCAGGCGGTCCTCCGGGCCATAGCCGAGCCATTCGGTTATCTGCCGTGCGTTGGCGATCAGGTTGCCGTGGGTCAGCAAACAGCCTTTCGGCTTGCCGGTCGTGCCCGAGGTATAGATTATGATCGCCTCGTCGTTTTCGGATATGTCGGTTTCTGCAAGTTCGCTGCTCTGGCCCGCGGTTGCGGCTTCGACGTCGTTGAATTCGATGGTTGGGACCTGACCAACACCCTCCCTACCGCTCGGGTTTCCGCCTGTGCTGGCGGTTAGGAGGAGCTTGGATTCAGAGTTGTTGACGATCCAATCGATCTCTTCGGATTTGAGCAAGCTGTTGACCGGCCCGGCGATGGCACCGATCTTCCAGCAAGCGAAATAGGCGATGATGTATTCAGCGGAATTTGGGAGCAGAAGGCTGACGACGTCGCCTTTTTTGATTCCGCGGGAGATCAGGAGGTTTGCCGTTCGGTTAACACTCTTGTTGAACTCGTCATATGTCCATTCGCGAGCATCCGCTTCGGAATAGAGAAACGGTTTGTCCGAGTGTTCGGCGGCGCGGAAATTTAGGAGTTCGACGATGTTGTTGAACATTTCTTTTCGCGATAGAATCAGGCTGTTTTCAGCAACTTGGCGTAAGTATAAGAGAGCCCATGTGCATCCGCAAAAGGGTGTTAGTTCAAATGATCTGACATGAGCAGTACCTTTAATCTTGAGTGATCAGTTATGCAAGTTTTTCGTAGTTTTATCGCCGGAAAGTGGACCGACTCGGCCTCGGGCAAAGGTCTTCCTAACATTAACCCTGCCGACACAAATGATGTGATCGGCGAGGCACAGTTATGCACACGCGAGGAAGCGGGCAAAGCGGTCGAGGTAGCATTCAACGCGTTCAAGGCGTGGAAACAAACCCCTGCACCGGCACGCGGGCGTATCCTCACGTTGATGTCACGGCTGATGGAGCAGCACAAGGAAGAACTTGCCCAAATGATCACACGCGAAGAGGGCAAAGTTATTTCCGAGGCCCGCGGCGAGGTTCAACGCGCGACGAATGTCGTCGAATTCTGTGCCGGCGAAACGCGGCGGCTGAACGGTGAAACGATACCGAGCGAATTGCCCTCGAATTGGGCATATACGATCAGAGAGCCGCATGGCGTTGTCGGGATAATAACTCCATGGAATTTCCCGGTCGCGATCCCCGTCTGGAAGATCGCACCTGCGCTTGCGGCCGGCAACACGGTTGTTTTTAAGCCTGCGTCCAACACGCCGGCAACGGCAGTCCGAATAGTTGAGCTGTTCAAAGAGGCCGGCGTGCCGGACGGAGTTCTGAATCTTGTGATCGGTTCGGGTGGCGAGGTTGGTGACGAGATCGTGAACCATCCTGCCGTCCGGGCCGTTTCGTTCACCGGTTCGACGGAGATCGGGCTGAAGATGTACGGCGAGGTCGCAAAACGCGGCATTCCCTTCCAGGCGGAAATGGGCGGCAAGAATCCGGTCGTAGTTCTGCCGGATTGCGATATAGATCTCGCTGTGGAACACACGGCCGCCGGTGCATTCGGCTCGACCGGCCAGCGATGCACGGCGTCATCGCGTGCCGTAGTTGTTGATACGATCGCGGATGCTTTTGTCGAAAAGATCGTCGCTCGTGCGAAAGCTTACAAGCTCGGCCCGGGGGCTGACGAAACGAGCGAGATCGGACCGTCGGTCGATGAATCGCAGTTCAACACGGTGTTAAAGTACGTCGATATAGGCCGCGAAGACGGTGCGACCCTGCTCTGCGGCGGCAATCGAGCTACCGGCGACGGCATGGAGAATGGATTTTTTGTCGAGCCGACCGTGTTCGACCATGTTACGCCTGATATGCGCATCGCCCGCGAAGAGATCTTCGGCCCGGTTCTCGGGATCATGCGTGTCAAAGATCTGGACGAAGCGATGGCGGTTGCGAACGACACCGAATATGGCCTTTCGTCCTCGATATTTTCGAACGATTACAACATCATCACTCGATTTGTGAACGAAATAGAATCGGGGATGACCCACATCAATTCGCCCACAACCGGCGGCGAGGCACACATCCCGTTCGGCGGAATCAAAGGCAGCGGCATCGGTCCGCGCGAACAAGGCTCGGTCGCACTCGATTTTTATAGTGAAATGAAAGTAGTTTACGTCGACCACACAGGCCGCAAACGCGAAGGAAATCTTTATTGACCGAGTCGCCCGCTTTCATTCCATATTTGGTTCCTTACACACTAACCGCGGCGTAACCGTTTGAATACCTGTCGGCAGATATTAGACATACCTGCCGCGAGAGATCCTGTCTTCTATTTCGTTGACGTGCTCTCGGAAAGTACCCAATTGTTCGGGTCAAGTTCAACCTTCTGCGGTTTGCGAGGAAGTTTGATCCGAAAGGCATTCTTTGGGCCATAGGCAGCAACAGTTCCGTTTGCTGCCTGATTCCCGCCGAAACCGATAGCCAGTGGCAGGGGCATAAAGAAATCGTCGGGAGCGTTCTCCGCGAGTACGTGCCCGGTTAACATCACCGATCCGTCTGGTTGGGGTTCTACTGTGTGCTCAAGCCTGAATTTGGGCAAGTGAGTTTCGTAAACCCATTGTTTGAAGAACCAATCAAGATTCGAGATGTTGTATTTTCTCGCGATCGGGGTCTTTGCAAAATGTTCGTTCGCGACCTTTCGAAAATCATCGGTAGATGCGGTCCCGTCTCTGTGCTTTTCGACGAATGCCCGCATCATGTTGAAGAACGGCTCTCCGTCTCCGCTTGAGGGATCGGTAAAGAGAAAATGAAGCATTCGAAGCACGAGACCGCCTTTGTTATAGATCAAAGTCTGATAGCCACCGAAGGTCTTGCTGGAGTTAAGCCGATGGCCGAGAATGATCGGCCCGACCTCGTTCAGCTTACCCTTTCCTATGCCCGTCGTGGTCAATGGAGGACGGCGAAGCGAATCACGCATCTCTTCGATCAGGTTCCGAGCCGCCTTCGGATTTTCTCTCAGCGAAGTGTATAGAACCCCCGAATATTCGGCAAAGCCTTCACTTAGCCACTGATCGCGATAGGAACGCCACGCAACAATGTTCCCCCACCACTGATGGGCGGTCTCGTGAGCGATAAATGCGTAAGTATACTTGCCTGCCCGGTCGGTCGGCGGGATCATCAACATTGAGGGGAAGCCCTGGCCGAAACCATAGGGGTGAAACGAAGCCGAATACGTCTCGTACGGATAAGCGCCGAAGAGCTTGTCGAAATAGCGGACTGAATTTGAGATCTCGGCGAGAATGAAATCCTCTTTTATCGCAAGCACGGCACCCGATACGGAATTGTATTCAAGAGGGATCCTACGGTCCGTACCGTCAAACGTCACGGTCTCCGCGTGGCGTTGGTACGGGCCGATGGCGAATGTCGCAAGAGCGATCTGGCGCGGCATAGAATACGTCGTAACGCTGAGATCCTTATCCTCCGGCCACGGTGACTCCGCGACCCTGCGGCCTACACTGCCGATCTTGAGCTTTTTCGGGTGAAGGTACGTCAACGAATAGGTCGAGCGGTCGAGGTATCCGTGACGCGGATACCAAGCTGTATTAGACCGAGGGTACGAAAAATCGGCCAAACCATCGGGTTGACGCAGGAAGTCACCCTCGGCAGTGATCTCAAGAACCACTCGCTTGCCGAGCGCTAAAGGTTCGGAAAGGAATACCGTAAAGCCGCCTTCCCAGTCTTCCTGTACGAACTCCACATCGGCTCCACCGAGCTTGGCCGATCGGATCCGCATTTGTTTCTTTAGCCGTGCATCGCCGTATTCGCCGAGCGATTCACCGATCAGAAAAGGTATCGCGCGTACGTTCTTAGCGAGCGGCTGCAACTCGAGCGACATACGGATCGCGAGCTTCTTTTTCGGTTCGCGGAGGTCAACTTCGATATCGTGATGGAGCGCGTCGATAACGTCGGCCATGTCGGAGTACTCGACCTCTCCACGTTGGTAGTCGGCTAGGCTATAGAATGCTGTAAGGACCTCACTGTCCCCGATCGCCCTAAGGTAGTTGAAGATGACGCCCTTTTCGCCACCGTTCAGCCCAAAGTTTGCCGCGGGGATCCGCGTTTGCGGATCGAACAAATAGCTAAAGTCACCGAACTTGCCCCCGAGGAAGTGACCGAAAAACACTCCGTCGGGTTCTGAATTTGCGATCGATGCGGCTATGCGCGATGCGAGGTTGGCTCCGGTCTGCCTGAGCATCTTTGCATCGATCTCGGCGGCAAGTTCAGCCGCGAGACTCGGCGTCGAGCCAGAAGTAGAACCGCTCCCAAGCACTTCGAAAGTATCGTCCGAGAACCTGAAAACCGCGTTGGTGAAACTGCTCTCAATGTTGTCCGCTTTGATAAGCCGGTTTACATAGGCTCGCTCATACTCGATCGGAGCGGTTTCCGCGGAAAAGGAGCCATTGCCAATGAAGACCGCTCCTGTAACCCGTCCATTAACGGGCTCGGCAAAGTAGAGCGTTCCGTTCAATTTCATCGTGACGCGATCCCGCTGAAAGACGCGATCTTCAAGCTGAACGGACGAGCCGGAAAGCTTAAATGAACGGATCTCGTTTTGCAGGCTTGACTGGGCATTCGCATTCGCAGCTAGGGCGAATGCCAAAAGAAAGGTGGCGGCTACAAGAAACGGAACCGGAAGGATTATGGGAAGGGCGGTTTGGTGTTTCATTTGACTGTTGACCTCAAAGTGCTGAACATCTCGTACTGGGAATCCGAAGGGGAATCAACTGTGCTTCTCCGGCCTTCATCGGACAAAGAGCATTTTTCTGATAATATTCGCATAAACTTCGTCCAACGTACAAAACGCTATGGAACCGAAAATAGAAAGAAACACCCCTTCCGGGGCCGTGAGAAAGCACAAAGAATTTCTTTTTCCTGCAGTTGCAAATTACTACCAGGAACCGATCGCCTTGACGCATGGCGAGGGCGAATATGTTTGGGATGATCAAGGCAACAAGTACCTTGATTGTTTCGGCGGTGTGCTGACGGTTAGCCTCGGGCACGCGAATCCGCGGGTGAATGCGGCGTGGAAAGGGCAGGTTGATAAGATCGCCCACACCTCGACGCTTTATGCCAATCAGCCGCAGAGCGATCTGGCGGAAAAGCTGGCGGAGATCTCACCGGGTAAACTCAAAAAATCGTTCTTTTCGAATAGCGGAACGGAGGCGGACGACACTGCCGTTCTCGCGGCAAAGCTCGCGACCGGGAACCAGGAGATCATCGTGCTTCGGCATTCATATGCAGGACGCTCGGCGACGGCACTTTCATCGGTCGGGCACAAGACGTGGCGGCCGGTTGCCTCGCAGGTTCCGGGGATCATCCACGCCGCGGCTCCGTACTGCTACCGTTGCCCGTTCAAGCTTGAGTATCCATCGTGCGGCGTCGCTTGTGCGGACGACGTCGAGGACATTATCAACACCACGACGACCGGAAACATCGCGGCATTCATGGCCGAGACGATACTTGGTGTCGGCGGCTTTATTATCCCGCCAAAGGAATATTTCCCGCGAGTCGCGGAGATCGCCCGAAGCCACGGCGGATTGTTCATATCGGACGAAGTCCAAGCTGCGTGGGGGCGGACGGGCGACAAGTGGTTCGGCATCGAGCATTGGGGAGTCGAGCCGGACATCATCACATCGGCTAAAGGTATGGGCAACGGCGTGCCGATAGGTTGGACGATCGCAACGCCCGAGGTCGCCGATGCGTTTCCCGGCCTGACCTTCTCGACCTTTGGCGGCAATCCGGTCTCGTGTGCGGTCGGCCTTGCGGTGATCAACGTCATCGAAGAAGACGACCTGCGAACAAATGCCCGCGTCGTCGGCGAATACCTGAAACAGCGTTTGCTCGAGCTTCAAGAACGCCATCCGATCATCGGCGACGTTCGCGGGATGGGTTTGATGCTCGGCATCGAACTCGTCAAAGACCGCCAGACAAAAGAACCGAACCCCGAAGCCGTTCTCCGCGTATTCGAAGAGACAAAACGCCGCGGCGTGCTTATAGGAAAGGGCGGATTGTATGGCAACGTGATCCGAACCGGGCTGATGCTGAATGCAAGGAAAGATACGGTAGATCAGTTGGTTGAGGCGTTGGATCAGGCCTTTTAGTGTACGCAAAAGTCGGAGATGAATGGACGTTAAGTTTGTAGAATGTAGGAGCCATGGGGAATCGAGACCCGCTTTTCTATGTGTGCATCTTCTAGCGGAATTTAATGTCGGTTGGAATGAACCTGAAGAGTACGACAAAGAAGAAGACGACGATTTCTTTGGGTGCATCAATGCCTGGTGCGACCAGTGCGAGAAAAAAGCAATTGAAACGGGTGGTTGGAACGAAGAGTCGGAAGCCTTTGCGGACATACGACTCGCGTGTGAGCACTGTGCACTCAGGATCAAGAGCCGTAATCTTCCATAGCGTTCAGATACGATATTTTTATGCGAAAGACCCTCTTAAGTGGTTTGCTGATAATTTTATGCTTTGCGTCGGTCACCCGATCCCAAACTCTCGACAGAGTTAAGGTAGTCTCCGGCACCGAGCGGGCATTCGATAAGGCGGCGAAGACGAATCCGATGCTTGCTCCGGGCTGTGCGGTTGGGGTTTCGCTCGATGGCGAGAGCGTTTTTGAAAAGGCTTTCGGTCTCGCTGAGATGGAGCACAGCGTACCTAACACGCCGAACACTGTCTTCGAATCGGGTTCTGTTGCAAAGCAGTTCGTCGCAGCGGCCCTTGTACTGCTACAGCAGGAAGGCAAGCTAAACCTCGATGACGACGTCCGAAAATACGTGCCTGAGCTGCCCGATTACGGTTCGAAAATGACCATCCGCCATCTGCTCAACCATACCGCGGGCCTTCGCGATTGGGGTGCGGTGATGGCACTTACGGGCGTTGGACGCGGCGACCGCGTCATCTCACAGGAGGTCGCGCTTGATATCGTGTTTAGACAAAAAGGCCTCGATTTCAAACCCGGCGCCGAGTATTCCTATTCGAACAGCGGATATCAACTTGCGACGCTCATCGCCGAGCGTGTTTCGAAACAAAAGCTGCCCGTCTTTATCGACGAACGCTTCTTCAAGCCGCTCGGCATGAAAAACAGTTCGTGGCGCGACGACTATCAACGTCTCGTACCGGGGCGTGCGCAAGGCTACTCGCGTCAGGGTGCGAATGCTCCGTGGCGACTCGATATGCCGATCATGAGCGTATACGGAAACGGCGGCATGCTGACAACCGTCGGCGACTGGCTGAAATGGAACGCGATGCTGGATTCCGCGTCGATGGGCAAACCGCTTGTCGATGCGCTTGAAACTCAGGGCGTGCTTAACGATGGACGAAAGATCGAATATGCACTTGGCTTGAATGTCAGCACCTATCGCGGCATGCGAGATGTATCGCACGGCGGTTCGACCGCCGGTTACCAGACGTTTCTCGCTCGATACCCGGACCAGAAAGTTTCGGTCGCGGTGCTTTGCAATGGTACAAGTCCAAGTGCCGGCCGGATCGCAGCCGACGTCACCGACGAGATCTTTGGCCCCTTTCCTCAGCAGCCTACGGATACGGCTCGGGCGGCAACCATCGCCCCCGAAACTTTGCAAAAGTATGTCGGTCTCTGGCGGAACGAGCGAACACGCTACCCGAGCCGAACGACACTCGAGAATGGCAAACTCTTGCTCAACGGCCGCCCGCTCACCCCGCTTCCGGATGGCTCGTTTCAATACGGACCGAGCAAGGTCTCATTCAAGCTTGCCGCTGGCGGAAAGCCCGACTACGCTGAGGTCGACACCAACGGCGACGTCGTTCGCCATGTGTTCGAGGAAGCGTGGACACCGTCGGCCAACGAGCTATCGGCCTTCGCAGGCGTTTGGCACAGCGAGGAAGCCGAAGCGTCTTTCATATTTGTGGTCGAGGATGGAAAAGCCTTTTTAACACAGCG comes from Acidobacteriota bacterium and encodes:
- a CDS encoding long-chain fatty acid--CoA ligase; its protein translation is MFNNIVELLNFRAAEHSDKPFLYSEADAREWTYDEFNKSVNRTANLLISRGIKKGDVVSLLLPNSAEYIIAYFACWKIGAIAGPVNSLLKSEEIDWIVNNSESKLLLTASTGGNPSGREGVGQVPTIEFNDVEAATAGQSSELAETDISENDEAIIIYTSGTTGKPKGCLLTHGNLIANARQITEWLGYGPEDRLLTVMPLFHMNAVTVTTMTALYAGGSTVVSPKFSASRFWDIIEKYGITSFGSVATMLSMLLKVSSGQQAVNRSDEELLTAQRSPLTSLRFAMCGSAPVPAEVLRKFEETFGVLVIEGYGLSESTCRSTFNPPNENRRPGSCGLPIGNDMRVVDEEDNEVPDGTLGEIVLRGPNIFKGYFKNAEATEKAFAGGWFHTGDIGYRDADGFYYIADRKTDMIIRGGENIYPREIDDLLYTHPAVAHAAVIGVPDELYGEEVAAFIVLKDGFESSSPYEGGVSAAPGGRGGSLITQEDIVDFCRLHLADFKCPKTVHFVDEIPKGPTGKLLKRELARTYDRHKISG
- a CDS encoding aldehyde dehydrogenase family protein; amino-acid sequence: MQVFRSFIAGKWTDSASGKGLPNINPADTNDVIGEAQLCTREEAGKAVEVAFNAFKAWKQTPAPARGRILTLMSRLMEQHKEELAQMITREEGKVISEARGEVQRATNVVEFCAGETRRLNGETIPSELPSNWAYTIREPHGVVGIITPWNFPVAIPVWKIAPALAAGNTVVFKPASNTPATAVRIVELFKEAGVPDGVLNLVIGSGGEVGDEIVNHPAVRAVSFTGSTEIGLKMYGEVAKRGIPFQAEMGGKNPVVVLPDCDIDLAVEHTAAGAFGSTGQRCTASSRAVVVDTIADAFVEKIVARAKAYKLGPGADETSEIGPSVDESQFNTVLKYVDIGREDGATLLCGGNRATGDGMENGFFVEPTVFDHVTPDMRIAREEIFGPVLGIMRVKDLDEAMAVANDTEYGLSSSIFSNDYNIITRFVNEIESGMTHINSPTTGGEAHIPFGGIKGSGIGPREQGSVALDFYSEMKVVYVDHTGRKREGNLY
- a CDS encoding aspartate aminotransferase family protein, with amino-acid sequence MEPKIERNTPSGAVRKHKEFLFPAVANYYQEPIALTHGEGEYVWDDQGNKYLDCFGGVLTVSLGHANPRVNAAWKGQVDKIAHTSTLYANQPQSDLAEKLAEISPGKLKKSFFSNSGTEADDTAVLAAKLATGNQEIIVLRHSYAGRSATALSSVGHKTWRPVASQVPGIIHAAAPYCYRCPFKLEYPSCGVACADDVEDIINTTTTGNIAAFMAETILGVGGFIIPPKEYFPRVAEIARSHGGLFISDEVQAAWGRTGDKWFGIEHWGVEPDIITSAKGMGNGVPIGWTIATPEVADAFPGLTFSTFGGNPVSCAVGLAVINVIEEDDLRTNARVVGEYLKQRLLELQERHPIIGDVRGMGLMLGIELVKDRQTKEPNPEAVLRVFEETKRRGVLIGKGGLYGNVIRTGLMLNARKDTVDQLVEALDQAF
- a CDS encoding beta-lactamase family protein → MRKTLLSGLLIILCFASVTRSQTLDRVKVVSGTERAFDKAAKTNPMLAPGCAVGVSLDGESVFEKAFGLAEMEHSVPNTPNTVFESGSVAKQFVAAALVLLQQEGKLNLDDDVRKYVPELPDYGSKMTIRHLLNHTAGLRDWGAVMALTGVGRGDRVISQEVALDIVFRQKGLDFKPGAEYSYSNSGYQLATLIAERVSKQKLPVFIDERFFKPLGMKNSSWRDDYQRLVPGRAQGYSRQGANAPWRLDMPIMSVYGNGGMLTTVGDWLKWNAMLDSASMGKPLVDALETQGVLNDGRKIEYALGLNVSTYRGMRDVSHGGSTAGYQTFLARYPDQKVSVAVLCNGTSPSAGRIAADVTDEIFGPFPQQPTDTARAATIAPETLQKYVGLWRNERTRYPSRTTLENGKLLLNGRPLTPLPDGSFQYGPSKVSFKLAAGGKPDYAEVDTNGDVVRHVFEEAWTPSANELSAFAGVWHSEEAEASFIFVVEDGKAFLTQRPTTKLPLTPLYKDHFSIGGVNAVAWVIRDREGKIVDLHVGGSRMRDMPFTRVK